The following proteins are co-located in the Manihot esculenta cultivar AM560-2 chromosome 9, M.esculenta_v8, whole genome shotgun sequence genome:
- the LOC110623130 gene encoding PHD finger-like domain-containing protein 5A: MAKHHPDLIMCRKQPGIAIGRLCEKCDGKCVICDSYVRPCTLVRVCDECNYGSFQGRCVICGGVGISDAYYCKECTQQEKDRDGCPKIVNLGSAKTDLFYERKKYGFKKR, from the coding sequence ATGGCAAAACATCATCCTGATTTAATCATGTGCAGGAAGCAACCAGGGATTGCTATTGGACGGCTATGTGAGAAGTGTGATGGTAAGTGTGTAATATGTGATTCTTATGTGCGTCCATGCACCCTTGTCCGGGTCTGCGATGAGTGCAACTATGGATCCTTCCAAGGTCGGTGTGTTATATGTGGAGGAGTGGGTATTTCTGATGCATATTACTGTAAAGAGTGTACTCAACAGGAGAAGGACAGAGATGGGTGTCCGAAAATTGTCAATTTGGGAAGTGCAAAAACAGATCTATTTTATGAAAGGAAGAAGTATGGTTTCAAGAAGAGATGA